In a single window of the Deinococcus aetherius genome:
- a CDS encoding tRNA (adenine(22)-N(1))-methyltransferase TrmK — protein sequence MLAPALDARLEAVLALVEAEAHADIGSDHAHLPIRLIREGRAGRCVVVELNPGPLALARRNVARARLHDHIEVREGDGFAPLLPGEVDSASVSGMGAGTITGILRRAGERLPPALVLQPNDSARTLRLWARENGHHLKAERLIPGHWPYPVLRLERRDGPDPAYADLPEQAALRYGPHLLREGSEVLLKLVRADIARLTPLAAPGRTAGVELDAALSALAVLGGQ from the coding sequence ATGCTGGCCCCTGCCCTTGACGCCCGGCTGGAAGCGGTGCTCGCCCTGGTGGAGGCAGAGGCACACGCGGACATCGGCTCGGACCACGCCCACCTCCCCATCCGCCTGATTCGGGAGGGGCGGGCGGGGCGCTGCGTCGTCGTCGAACTCAACCCCGGTCCCCTGGCGCTGGCGAGGCGCAACGTGGCCCGGGCCCGGTTGCACGACCACATCGAGGTCCGCGAGGGGGACGGCTTCGCCCCCCTCCTCCCCGGCGAGGTCGACAGCGCGAGCGTGAGCGGGATGGGCGCGGGGACGATCACGGGCATCCTGCGCCGGGCGGGGGAGAGGTTGCCGCCCGCCCTCGTGCTGCAACCGAACGACTCCGCCCGGACCCTACGCTTATGGGCGCGGGAAAACGGCCACCACCTGAAGGCCGAGCGTCTGATCCCCGGCCACTGGCCCTACCCCGTACTGCGCCTGGAGCGCCGGGACGGCCCCGACCCGGCCTACGCGGACCTTCCCGAACAAGCCGCCCTGCGTTACGGCCCCCACCTCCTGCGCGAGGGGTCGGAGGTGTTGTTGAAGCTGGTGCGGGCCGACATCGCGCGCCTCACTCCCCTCGCCGCTCCGGGACGCACCGCCGGGGTGGAGCTGGACGCGGCGTTGTCGGCCCTCGCGGTGCTGGGCGGGCAATAA
- the pyk gene encoding pyruvate kinase: MKHFDRATKIVATVGPASRSPEVLGRMIDAGLNVVRMNFSHGDPEDHRQTVQMVRELAARKGVTVGILQDLQGPKIRVGRFREGAVTLEPGQKFTITMDDVEGDETRVSSTYRGLALDVHPGMTLLLDDGNLNLRVDQVRGNDVQTTVVIGGVLKNNKGINVPQADLAVPALSDKDVQDMEFGAGLGVDWVALSFVRSRDDLLLARHYLARFGSRAKLMAKIEKPQAVDRFEDILREVDGIMVARGDLGVEMRPEQVPTIQKRLIRLCREVGKPVITATQMLESMINLPRPTRAEASDVANAIYDGTDAVMLSAESAAGHYPVEAVAMMDRIAREAEGSEHYKVLQRQVVIETELAQDSIAAAACSIGEKLDTPVIVTFTSTGGAATRIAKNRPPLAILALTPNEQTRNQLALSWGVVPMLSEDPHDTDDMVRIANDELKKSGLADVGDRYVITAGVPFGVRGTTNMLRVERLREEDLSDRV; the protein is encoded by the coding sequence ATGAAACACTTCGACAGAGCAACCAAAATCGTCGCCACCGTCGGCCCGGCGAGCCGCAGCCCCGAGGTGCTGGGGCGGATGATCGACGCGGGCCTGAACGTGGTCCGCATGAACTTCAGTCACGGTGACCCCGAGGACCACCGCCAGACGGTGCAGATGGTGCGGGAACTCGCCGCGCGCAAAGGCGTGACGGTGGGCATCTTGCAAGACCTCCAGGGGCCGAAGATCCGGGTGGGGCGCTTCCGCGAGGGGGCCGTGACGCTGGAGCCGGGGCAGAAGTTCACGATCACGATGGACGACGTGGAGGGCGACGAGACGCGGGTGAGCAGCACCTACCGGGGGCTGGCGCTCGACGTTCACCCCGGCATGACCCTGCTCCTCGACGACGGCAACCTGAACCTGAGGGTGGATCAGGTGCGCGGCAACGACGTGCAGACCACGGTGGTGATCGGGGGCGTGCTGAAGAACAACAAGGGGATCAACGTGCCCCAGGCCGACCTCGCCGTGCCTGCCCTCTCCGACAAGGACGTGCAGGACATGGAGTTCGGGGCGGGGCTCGGGGTGGACTGGGTAGCCCTCTCCTTCGTGCGCTCGCGCGACGACCTGCTGCTCGCCCGGCACTACCTCGCCCGCTTCGGCTCGCGCGCCAAGCTGATGGCGAAGATCGAGAAGCCCCAGGCGGTGGACCGCTTCGAGGACATCCTGCGCGAGGTGGACGGCATCATGGTGGCGCGCGGCGACCTCGGCGTGGAGATGCGCCCCGAGCAGGTGCCCACCATCCAGAAACGCCTGATCCGGTTATGCCGCGAGGTCGGCAAACCCGTCATCACCGCGACCCAGATGCTGGAGAGCATGATCAACCTGCCGCGTCCCACCCGCGCCGAGGCGTCCGACGTGGCAAACGCGATCTACGACGGCACCGACGCGGTGATGCTGAGTGCGGAGTCGGCCGCCGGGCACTACCCGGTCGAGGCGGTCGCCATGATGGACCGCATCGCCCGGGAGGCCGAGGGGAGCGAGCACTACAAGGTGCTTCAGCGTCAGGTCGTGATCGAGACTGAGCTTGCCCAGGACTCCATCGCCGCAGCGGCCTGCTCCATCGGCGAGAAGCTGGATACGCCTGTCATCGTGACCTTTACCAGCACGGGCGGCGCGGCGACCCGCATCGCCAAGAACCGGCCCCCGCTGGCGATCCTGGCCCTGACCCCCAACGAGCAGACCCGCAACCAGCTCGCGCTGTCCTGGGGCGTGGTGCCCATGCTCAGCGAGGACCCCCACGACACCGACGACATGGTCCGCATCGCCAACGACGAGCTGAAAAAGAGCGGCCTCGCCGACGTGGGCGACCGCTACGTGATCACGGCGGGCGTGCCCTTCGGCGTGCGCGGCACGACCAACATGCTCCGCGTCGAGCGGCTGCGCGAGGAGGATCTGAGCGACCGAGTCTAG
- a CDS encoding MOSC domain-containing protein, with protein MKTIHELRATFPRPGRVEWIGLREARRGPVLSVPGAEAHPLVGLLGDHGKTLPARVPALTGDPGEVMRAARPVQPIPGGPGRRQVTLLQAEHLPVIAALAGLEEATPEMLRRNLLVSGIPLLALKEARMQIGEVVLEGTGECHPCSRMEETLGPGGYNAVRGHGGLTARVLRGGVIRVGDEVRPLP; from the coding sequence GTGAAGACGATCCACGAATTGCGCGCCACCTTCCCCCGCCCGGGCCGGGTGGAGTGGATTGGCCTGCGCGAGGCGCGGCGGGGGCCCGTGCTCAGCGTGCCGGGAGCCGAGGCACACCCCCTCGTCGGCCTCCTCGGGGACCACGGCAAGACGCTCCCCGCCCGCGTCCCGGCGTTGACCGGGGACCCCGGTGAGGTCATGCGGGCCGCGCGGCCCGTCCAGCCGATCCCCGGCGGCCCCGGGCGGCGGCAGGTCACCCTCCTCCAGGCCGAACACCTGCCCGTGATCGCGGCGCTGGCAGGGCTGGAGGAGGCGACACCCGAGATGCTGCGGCGCAACCTGCTCGTCTCGGGCATTCCGCTTCTGGCACTCAAGGAGGCGCGCATGCAGATCGGGGAGGTCGTGCTGGAGGGGACGGGAGAGTGCCACCCCTGCTCGCGGATGGAGGAGACGCTGGGGCCGGGCGGGTACAACGCGGTGCGCGGGCACGGGGGCCTGACGGCGCGGGTGCTGAGAGGCGGCGTCATCCGCGTGGGGGACGAGGTGAGGCCCCTCCCGTGA
- the eno gene encoding phosphopyruvate hydratase: MNIEKVIAREVLDSRGNPTVEAEVHLDSGFSGRAIVPSGASTGSHEALELRDGGPRYGGKGVQQAVQNVNEVLGPAVVGLDASEQGAVDAAMLEADGSPNKGRLGGNAILAVSLATARAAANELGVPLYRYLGGSNAKTLPVPMMNVINGGAHADNSVDFQEFMVMPVGAPTFREGLRYGAETFHALKKVLSGRGYNTNVGDEGGFAPDLKSNEEALEVLLEAIQKAGYEPGQDICIALDPAVTELYKDGQYVLESEGRTLSTGEMVDFWADWSSRYPIVSIEDGLAEDDWDGWRLLTQRIGDRVQLVGDDLFVTNPERLSRGIETGVGNAILVKVNQIGSLTESMDAIELAKRNRYGTIISHRSGESEDTFIADLAVATNAGQIKTGSASRSDRVAKYNQLLRIEDALGASAVYLGRKALR; the protein is encoded by the coding sequence ATGAACATCGAGAAAGTCATCGCCCGTGAAGTGCTCGACTCGCGCGGGAACCCGACCGTCGAGGCCGAAGTCCACCTCGACAGCGGCTTTTCGGGGCGCGCCATCGTGCCGTCGGGGGCGAGCACGGGGTCCCACGAGGCGCTGGAGCTGCGTGACGGCGGCCCCCGCTACGGTGGCAAGGGCGTGCAACAGGCCGTCCAGAACGTGAACGAGGTCCTGGGCCCCGCCGTAGTCGGCCTCGACGCCTCCGAGCAGGGCGCGGTGGACGCCGCGATGCTCGAAGCGGACGGCAGCCCGAACAAGGGCCGTCTGGGCGGCAACGCCATTCTCGCCGTCAGCCTCGCCACCGCCCGCGCCGCCGCGAACGAGCTGGGGGTCCCTCTCTACCGCTACCTGGGCGGCAGCAACGCCAAGACGCTTCCCGTCCCGATGATGAACGTGATCAACGGCGGCGCGCACGCCGACAACTCGGTGGACTTCCAGGAGTTCATGGTGATGCCCGTCGGCGCCCCGACCTTCCGCGAGGGGTTGCGTTACGGGGCCGAGACCTTTCACGCGCTCAAGAAGGTGCTCAGCGGGCGCGGCTACAACACGAACGTGGGCGACGAGGGCGGCTTCGCCCCCGACCTGAAGAGCAACGAGGAGGCCCTCGAAGTCCTCCTCGAAGCGATCCAGAAGGCCGGGTACGAGCCCGGCCAGGACATCTGCATCGCGCTCGACCCCGCCGTGACCGAGCTGTACAAGGACGGCCAGTACGTGCTGGAGAGCGAGGGCCGCACCCTCTCGACGGGGGAGATGGTGGACTTCTGGGCGGACTGGTCCTCGCGCTACCCCATCGTGAGCATCGAGGACGGTCTGGCGGAGGACGACTGGGACGGCTGGCGACTCCTGACCCAGCGCATCGGCGACCGGGTGCAACTGGTCGGTGACGACCTCTTCGTGACAAACCCCGAGCGGCTCTCTCGCGGCATCGAGACGGGGGTGGGCAACGCGATCCTGGTGAAGGTGAACCAGATCGGCAGCCTCACCGAGTCGATGGACGCCATAGAGCTCGCCAAGCGAAACCGCTACGGTACCATCATCAGCCACCGCTCGGGCGAGTCGGAGGACACCTTCATCGCCGACCTCGCCGTCGCCACGAACGCCGGGCAGATCAAGACGGGCTCGGCCAGCCGATCCGACCGCGTCGCCAAGTACAACCAGCTCCTGCGCATTGAGGACGCGCTGGGGGCTTCGGCGGTGTACCTGGGGCGTAAGGCGCTGAGGTAG
- the dnaA gene encoding chromosomal replication initiator protein DnaA produces the protein MLAPVRFEGEVRLITQEIWADVLGYVRKNITEVEYHTWFAPMKNLGVQEGSLVLGVRNSFAQDFVRRQYQGLLEDALRSLGAQHPQVSFQVLPAVQEAMILPQDPPPPPSPPGGKPPPRSPVILVPGENRKTLNPKYTFENFVVGPNNNLANAAALAVADAPGKAYNPLFIYGDVGLGKTHLMHAVGHYMAERFPEKRIEYVSTESFTNDLINAIRDDRMTQFRNRYRSVDLLLVDDIQFLGGKERTQEEFFHTFNALYESHKQIILSSDRPPKDIETLAGRLRSRFEWGLITDIQTPEFETRVAILKMNAEHNRIDIPQEVLELIARQVTSNIRELEGALMRVVAFASLNNVPFSRAVAARALSNVFTPHEVKIEMMDVLRQVASHFNLPPDVIRGSGRVREVVVPRQVAMYLVRELTSHSLPEIGQFFGRDHSTVMHAVSKVTEQLGKDEELTAALDTLRRQIKGVEDEEIGA, from the coding sequence ATGCTGGCTCCCGTTCGTTTCGAGGGGGAGGTGCGGCTTATCACGCAGGAAATCTGGGCCGACGTGCTCGGGTACGTCCGCAAGAACATCACGGAAGTCGAGTACCACACCTGGTTCGCGCCCATGAAGAACCTGGGCGTCCAGGAGGGTTCGCTGGTGCTGGGTGTGCGCAACTCGTTCGCCCAGGACTTCGTACGCAGGCAGTATCAGGGCCTGCTCGAAGACGCCCTGCGCTCGCTCGGCGCGCAGCACCCGCAGGTGAGTTTCCAGGTGCTTCCCGCCGTGCAGGAGGCGATGATCCTCCCGCAGGACCCACCGCCCCCGCCCTCGCCGCCGGGCGGCAAGCCCCCGCCGCGCAGCCCGGTCATTCTGGTCCCGGGCGAGAACCGCAAGACCCTCAACCCGAAGTACACCTTCGAGAACTTCGTGGTGGGCCCCAACAACAACCTGGCGAATGCGGCGGCCCTGGCGGTCGCGGACGCGCCCGGCAAAGCGTACAATCCCCTCTTCATTTACGGGGACGTGGGGCTGGGCAAGACGCACCTGATGCACGCGGTCGGGCACTACATGGCCGAGCGTTTCCCCGAGAAGCGCATCGAGTACGTCTCCACCGAGTCCTTCACGAACGACCTGATCAACGCGATCCGCGACGACCGGATGACCCAGTTCCGGAACCGCTACCGCTCGGTGGACCTGCTGCTCGTGGACGACATTCAGTTCCTGGGGGGCAAGGAGCGCACCCAGGAGGAGTTCTTTCACACCTTCAACGCGCTCTACGAGAGCCACAAGCAGATCATCCTGAGTTCGGACCGTCCTCCCAAGGACATCGAGACGCTTGCGGGGCGCCTGCGCAGCCGCTTCGAGTGGGGCCTGATCACCGATATCCAGACCCCCGAGTTCGAGACGCGGGTGGCGATCCTCAAGATGAATGCCGAGCACAACCGCATCGACATCCCGCAGGAGGTGCTCGAACTGATCGCCCGGCAGGTCACGAGCAACATACGTGAGCTGGAGGGTGCGCTGATGCGGGTGGTGGCCTTCGCCAGCCTGAACAACGTCCCCTTCTCCCGCGCGGTGGCCGCCCGGGCGCTGAGCAACGTCTTCACGCCCCATGAGGTCAAGATCGAGATGATGGACGTGCTGCGGCAGGTTGCCTCCCACTTCAACCTGCCGCCCGACGTCATCCGTGGCTCCGGCCGCGTCCGCGAGGTCGTCGTGCCGCGCCAGGTCGCCATGTACCTCGTTCGCGAGCTGACCTCCCACTCCCTCCCCGAGATCGGCCAGTTCTTCGGGCGTGACCACTCCACGGTCATGCACGCTGTCTCCAAGGTCACCGAGCAACTGGGCAAGGACGAGGAGTTGACGGCCGCCCTCGACACCCTTCGGCGCCAAATCAAAGGTGTGGAAGATGAGGAAATAGGTGCGTAA
- the tyrS gene encoding tyrosine--tRNA ligase, protein MQEIRRNLPVDEQLAILERGVVDLVTRDDLRRKLERSRETGEPLRVKLGADPTRPDLHLGHAVILRKMRQFQDLGHKVIMLIGDFTAMIGDPSGKSKTRPPLTLEETRANARSYLDQCKLVLRDDPEVLEIRYNGEWLEPMGYADVIRLASRYTVARIMERDDFKKRFEGGVPIAVHELLYPLTQGYDSVALRSDVELGGTDQLFNNLVGRALQRDDGQEPQVVMTLPLLVGLDGVEKMSKSLGNYIGLTDEPHLMFAGLMKVPDPLLENYLTLLTDLPRERTLELLAGHPVAAHRELAREVVAWLHPDADPGAAEARFRSVAKGGIPENIPTVTVPASELNPEGKISMARLAVLAGFEPSLGAARKLIQNRGLRLDGEPYLEPQGTLTLEGGGAVIQKGKDRFARLVPGS, encoded by the coding sequence ATGCAAGAAATCCGCCGAAATCTTCCCGTGGACGAACAACTCGCCATCCTCGAACGAGGCGTCGTGGACCTCGTGACGAGAGACGACCTGCGCCGCAAGCTCGAACGTAGCCGGGAGACGGGCGAGCCGCTCCGGGTCAAGCTCGGCGCCGACCCCACCCGCCCGGACCTGCACCTCGGGCACGCGGTCATTCTGCGCAAGATGCGGCAGTTTCAGGACCTCGGGCACAAGGTCATCATGCTGATCGGCGACTTCACCGCGATGATCGGCGACCCCAGCGGCAAGTCCAAGACGCGCCCGCCCCTGACGCTGGAGGAAACCCGCGCGAACGCGAGGAGCTACCTCGACCAGTGCAAACTCGTCCTGCGCGACGACCCCGAGGTGCTGGAGATTCGTTACAACGGCGAGTGGCTGGAGCCGATGGGCTACGCCGACGTGATCCGGCTGGCGAGCCGCTATACGGTGGCCCGCATTATGGAACGCGACGACTTCAAAAAACGCTTTGAAGGCGGCGTGCCCATTGCCGTGCACGAACTCCTCTACCCGCTCACCCAGGGGTACGACTCGGTGGCGCTGCGGTCGGACGTAGAACTCGGCGGCACCGACCAACTGTTCAACAACCTCGTGGGCCGCGCCCTGCAACGCGACGACGGGCAGGAGCCGCAGGTCGTGATGACGCTGCCCCTCCTCGTCGGCCTCGACGGGGTCGAGAAGATGTCCAAGAGCCTGGGCAACTACATCGGCCTGACCGACGAGCCGCACCTGATGTTCGCGGGGTTGATGAAGGTCCCCGACCCCCTGCTGGAGAACTACCTCACGCTGCTGACCGACCTTCCCCGTGAGCGGACCCTGGAACTCCTCGCCGGGCACCCCGTCGCCGCCCACCGCGAACTCGCCCGCGAGGTGGTGGCCTGGCTGCACCCCGACGCCGACCCGGGCGCCGCCGAGGCGCGCTTCCGCTCGGTGGCGAAGGGCGGCATTCCCGAGAATATCCCCACGGTGACCGTCCCCGCCTCCGAACTCAATCCCGAGGGCAAGATCAGCATGGCGCGGCTCGCCGTGCTCGCGGGCTTCGAGCCCAGCCTGGGGGCTGCGCGCAAGCTGATCCAGAACCGGGGGCTGAGGCTCGACGGCGAACCCTACCTCGAACCGCAGGGGACCCTCACCCTGGAGGGGGGCGGCGCGGTCATCCAGAAGGGCAAGGACCGCTTCGCGCGGCTCGTCCCGGGGTCCTAG
- the dnaN gene encoding DNA polymerase III subunit beta has product MRAHVTKKTLSEGLGLLERVVPSRSSNPLLTSLKVEPSEAGLTLSGTNLEIDLSCFVPAEVQDPQSFVVPAHLFAQIVRNLGGELVELELSGAELAVRAGGSDFKLQTGDLGAYPPLSFPNHADLSLDAAELSRALGSVRYAASNEAFQAVFRGIKLEHRATGARVVASDGYRVAIRDFPANGDGRSLIVPARSADELIRVLKDGEARFTYGEGMLSVTTDRVRMNLKLLDGDFPDYERVIPKDIKLQVTLPATALKEAVGRVAVLADKNANNRVEFLVTEGKLRLAAEGDYGRAQDTVDVVQGGPEPAMSLAFNARHVLDALGPVEGDAELLFSGSTSPAIFRGSGGGGYMAVIVTLRV; this is encoded by the coding sequence ATGAGAGCGCACGTCACCAAGAAGACCCTGAGTGAAGGACTCGGCCTGTTGGAACGGGTCGTGCCCAGTCGCAGCAGCAATCCCCTCCTGACCTCCCTGAAGGTGGAGCCTTCCGAAGCGGGCCTGACCCTCAGCGGCACCAACCTCGAAATCGACCTCTCGTGCTTCGTGCCTGCAGAGGTGCAAGACCCGCAGAGCTTCGTGGTGCCCGCGCACCTGTTCGCGCAGATCGTCCGCAACCTGGGTGGGGAACTCGTCGAACTCGAACTGAGCGGCGCCGAACTCGCCGTGCGGGCGGGCGGCTCGGACTTCAAGCTCCAGACGGGTGACCTGGGCGCCTACCCGCCGCTGAGCTTTCCGAACCACGCCGACCTGAGCCTCGACGCTGCCGAGCTTTCCCGGGCGCTCGGCAGCGTGCGCTACGCCGCGAGCAACGAGGCGTTCCAGGCGGTCTTCCGGGGCATCAAACTCGAACACCGCGCCACCGGGGCCCGCGTCGTCGCCTCCGACGGCTACCGGGTTGCCATCCGGGACTTCCCGGCGAACGGCGACGGACGCAGCCTGATCGTGCCCGCCCGCAGCGCCGATGAACTGATTCGGGTCCTCAAGGACGGCGAGGCACGCTTCACGTACGGCGAGGGGATGCTCAGCGTCACCACCGACCGGGTGCGGATGAACCTCAAGCTCCTCGACGGCGACTTTCCCGACTACGAGCGGGTGATCCCCAAGGACATCAAGCTTCAGGTGACCCTGCCCGCCACCGCCTTGAAGGAGGCCGTGGGCCGGGTGGCCGTCCTCGCCGACAAGAACGCGAACAACCGGGTCGAGTTCCTGGTGACCGAGGGCAAGCTGCGGCTGGCCGCCGAGGGGGACTACGGCCGCGCGCAGGACACCGTGGACGTGGTGCAGGGTGGCCCCGAACCCGCCATGAGCCTCGCCTTCAACGCCCGTCACGTGCTCGACGCCCTGGGTCCGGTGGAGGGGGACGCCGAACTCCTCTTCTCGGGCTCCACGAGCCCCGCCATCTTCCGGGGAAGCGGGGGAGGCGGGTACATGGCCGTGATCGTCACGCTGCGCGTTTAA